The following coding sequences are from one Plasmodium gaboni strain SY75 chromosome 10, whole genome shotgun sequence window:
- a CDS encoding putative membrane protein (conserved Plasmodium membrane protein, unknown function): MIKALYSLVILSVLPLILYIHPLICLYVEDTLKIPLADIKSGDYIKFCCDLFCSFYKYDIFKKTFIFLKKENNITVYNCYGIIKVYYSKKYLFYFSTFINVEQNNIIEIVDSFDKDKISRYVFFTPLFEYTTTKKNNMVYYIPFGYYKFKKLKNETLNHKKTHNNDNNIFSINKQKVNYYTYGQHIQQINKLKEDIYKYKKNRKNNKYIIFIKNSSTYIIPLSFYYNNSMNLKKCIPQLIKYNIHTSNNNINNNNYYYYYNYCYYFCCYYIKKNYILSMGQKKLIFKEFIFNKYKEFQYIIEQNEKNKLILYVNYNMTKKYKTYNNLIDTEIYKFLEILFFNNTHHNPQILYSKYMDIITSHNIKNNNNNINRDIKNYNENKNIELLDNSSNYKDQQTQSMLFLSICLFMFFFLLFIYVIIRGKKNKNNLINKEINNNPYKEKNFKRLAEIHVEYKKKIQTNLGSKIKDITDHDLIKLITYNKAETIVVCQP, encoded by the coding sequence ATGATAAAGGCATTGTATTCTCTTGTCATATTGTCAGTCCTTCCTTTGATTCTTTATATTCATCCTTTAATATGCTTGTATGTCGAAGATACCTTAAAAATTCCCCTTGCCGATATAAAATCGGGGGATTACATAAAATTCTGTTGTGATCTGTTTTGctcattttataaatatgatatatttaagaagacatttatttttttaaaaaaagaaaataatataactGTATATAATTGTTATGGTATTATAAAGGTTTATTATTCcaagaaatatttattttatttctctacatttataaatgtagaacaaaataatattattgaaaTTGTCGATTCTTTTGATAAGGATAAAATTTCGAGATATGTTTTTTTCACACCTCTTTTTGAATATACTACTACAAAAAAGAATAACATGGTTTATTATATTCCATTTGgatattataaattcaagaaattaaaaaatgaaacatTAAATCATAAGAAGACacataataatgataataatatattttctataaataAACAGAAGGTTAATTATTACACATATGGACAACATATACaacaaattaataaattaaaagaggatatatataaatataaaaaaaatagaaaaaataacaaatacataatatttataaaaaatagtTCTACATATATCATTCcattatctttttattataataacagtatgaatttaaaaaaatgcATACCTCAActtattaaatataacatCCATACgagtaataataatattaataataataattattattattattataattattgttattatttttgttgttattatatcaagaagaattatattttatctatGGGAcagaaaaaattaatttttaaagaattcatttttaataaatataaagaatttcaatatataattgaacaaaatgaaaaaaataaattaatattatatgtcAATTACAATAtgacaaaaaaatataaaacatataacAATCTAATCGATACagaaatttataaatttctagaaatattattttttaataatactCATCATAACCCTcaaattttatattcaaaatatatggatataataacatcacataatattaaaaataataataataatattaatagggatattaaaaattataatgaaaataaaaatatcgAATTATTAGATAATTCATCAAATTATAAAGATCAACAAACACAATCAATGTTATTCTTATCTATTTGTCTCTTTATGTTcttttttctattatttatttatgtaattataaggggaaaaaaaaataagaacaatctaataaataaagaaatcAACAATAATCCATATAAAGagaaaaattttaaaagaCTGGCTGAAATACATGtagaatataaaaaaaaaatacaaacAAACCTTGGatcaaaaataaaagatataacTGATCATGATTTAATAAAACTcataacatataataaagcAGAAACGATTGTCGTATGTCAACCATAA
- a CDS encoding tubulin beta chain, which produces MREIVHVQAGQCGNQIGAKFWEVISDEHGIDPSGTYCGDSDLQLERVDVFYNEATGGRYVPRAILMDLEPGTMDSVRAGPFGQLFRPDNFVFGQTGAGNNWAKGHYTEGAELIDAVLDVVRKEAEGCDCLQGFQITHSLGGGTGSGMGTLLISKIREEYPDRIMETFSVFPSPKVSDTVVEPYNATLSVHQLVENADEVQVIDNEALYDICFRTLKLTTPTYGDLNHLVSAAMSGVTCSLRFPGQLNSDLRKLAVNLIPFPRLHFFMIGFAPLTSRGSQQYRALTVPELTQQMFDAKNMMCASDPRHGRYLTACAMFRGRMSTKEVDEQMLNVQNKNSSYFVEWIPHNTKSSVCDIPPKGLKMAVTFVGNSTAIQEMFKRVSDQFTAMFRRKAFLHWYTGEGMDEMEFTEAESNMNDLVSEYQQYQDATAEEEGEFEEEEGDVEA; this is translated from the exons ATGAGAGAAATTGTTCATGTACAAGCTGGCCAATGTGGAAATCAAATAGGTGCAAAATTTTGGGAAGTCATTTCTGATGAGCATGGAATAGATCCC aGTGGTACCTATTGTGGGGATAGTGACTTACAGTTAGAAAGAGTTGATGTTTTTTACAACGAAGCAACAGGAGGTAGATATGTTCCAAGAGCTATATTGATGGACTTGGAACCTGGTACCATGGATAGTGTTCGTGCTGGTCCCTTTGGTCAATTATTTCGTCCAGATAATTTTGTATTTGGTCAAACAGGTGCAGGAAATAATTGGGCTAAAGGACATTATACAGAAGGTGCTGAATTAATAGATGCAGTTTTAGATGTAGTTAGAAAAGAAGCTGAAGGTTGTGATTGTTTACAAGGATTTCAGATTACTCATTCTTTAGGTGGTGGTACAGGTAGTGGTATGGGTACTTTGTTGATTAGTAAAATAAGAGAAGAGTATCCTGATCGTATTATGGAAACTTTTTCTGTTTTTCCATCACCCAAAGTTTCTGATACAGTTGTTGAACCTTATAATGCTACATTATCAGTTCACCAATTAGTTGAAAATGCTGATGAAGTTCAAGTTATTGATAATGAAGCTTTATATGACATATGTTTTAGGACTCTTAAATTAACAACACCAACATATGGAGATTTAAATCACCTTGTATCAGCTGCTATGTCAGGTGTAACCTGTTCATTAAGATTTCCTGGTCAACTTAACAGTGACTTAAGAAAATTAGCTGTTAATTTGATTCCATTCCCACGTTTACATTTCTTTATGATTGGGTTTGCTCCTTTAACAAGTAGAGGAAGTCAACAATACAGAGCACTAACTGTACCTGAGTTAACACAACAAATGTTCGACGCAAAAAATATGATGTGTGCAAGTGATCCAAGACACGGAAGATATTTAACTGCATGCGCTATGTTCAGAGGAAGAATGTCTACAAAGGAAGTTGACGAGCAAATGTTAAACgtacaaaataaaaactCATCTTATTTTGTCGAATGGATCCCTCACAACACAAA ATCAAGTGTTTGTGATATTCCACCTAAGGGATTAAAAATGGCTGTCACTTTTGTAGGAAACTCAACCGCCATTCAAGAAATGTTCAAAAGAGTTTCTGATCAATTTACTGCTATGTTTAGAAGAAAAGCCTTTTTACACTGGTATACTGGAGAGGGTATGGATGAGATGGAATTTACTGAAGCTGAATCAAATATGAATGATTTAGTTTCAGAATATCAACAATATCAAGATGCTACAGCAGAAGAGGAAGGAGAATttgaagaagaagaagGAGACGTAGAAGCCtaa
- a CDS encoding putative zinc finger C-x8-C-x5-C-x3-H type, which yields MNITSDIKYQFSKTKICKHFLEQKCLNTHNCNYAHVLGELRPLPNLMNTKLCRSYKKNIPCINPNCKYAHKVENLQPTTDLSTYKTSLCYFWKRKKCMNEEKCRFAHGIEEIRPLKLRPQKEVYIKEEKINDHNNNINCNSNMDELQNDNKKNIFNQEDLNNLLSHLLLIQNWSPEIKKNNDKNEEQQIYTNEKIVSDTSLSSNMLIQNSKEHNKEYINLSIYNKLCDENLNANYNKQLDDYIKYNSLKINDNNNIERSTTNTIKQDQYCNLFSSNDTFCDSNEDNYNDTHVAKDQDFYKDEYINIYNHINDPIFSHISSEQPMNDEDCFDELYKSIKEEITKKYENIYIY from the coding sequence atgaatataacatccgatataaaatatcaattttctaaaacaaaaatatgCAAACATTTTCTTGAACAGAAGTGTCTAAATACACATAATTGTAATTATGCACATGTGCTAGGAGAACTTAGACCTCTTCCTAATTTAATGAACACAAAACTCTGCAGAAGCTACAAGAAAAATATCCCTTGTATTAACCCTAATTGTAAATATGCCCATAAAGTTGAGAACCTACAACCTACTACAGATTTGTCTACTTATAAAACAAgtttatgttatttttggaagagaaaaaaatgtatgAACGAGGAAAAATGTAGATTTGCTCACGGAATTGAAGAAATAAGACCTTTGAAATTACGACCACAAAAAGAAGTATACATTaaggaagaaaaaataaatgatcataataataatattaattgtAATAGTAATATGGATGAATtacaaaatgataataaaaaaaatatttttaatcAAGAAGATCTAAATAATCTTTTATCACATTTATTACTCATTCAAAATTGGTCTCctgaaataaaaaaaaataacgataaaaatgaagaacaacaaatatatacaaatgaaaaaattgTAAGCGATACATCTTTATCTTCTAATATGTTAATACAAAATAGTAAGGAGCATAAtaaggaatatataaatctttctatatataataaattgtGTGATGAAAATCTAAATGCAAACTACAATAAACAATTAgatgattatataaaatataattcattaaaaataaatgataataataatatagagAGAAGTACAACAAATACTATAAAACAAGATCAATATtgtaatttattttcttcaaaCGATACCTTTTGTGATTCAAATGAAGACAACTATAATGACACACATGTTGCAAAGGATCAAGATTTCTATAAGGATgaatacataaatatatataaccaTATAAATGATCCTATATTCAGTCATATATCTTCTGAACAACCAATGAATGATGAAGACTGTTTTGACGAATTATATAAGTCTATAAAGGAAGAAatcacaaaaaaatatgaaaatatatatatctattaa
- a CDS encoding putative nucleolar protein 5 codes for MLILVETAAGYGLFKVENSKLIESDVKDIEKCFVTSEEARKNVSLYSFSKFKKFQNAFDETNKLMESKLGKGLKKFLKKNIIKPKLNEPLALCDKTLGGLIKKKYNINVTYTNSTQEIIRGIRTHLYELLVGVNEEDSKLLKLSLSHSLNRFKLKFSADKVDVMIVQAVGLLEDLDKEINVFSMRLKEWYGWHFPELGKVITDNKIYAKCVKIIGFRNNAKNVNLLEETTEEIQKEIKQLAEISMGTEIEDDDLNCINELADRLLELTDYRESLATYLKYRMNSIAPNLTYLVGDLVGAKLIAKAGSLMSLAKHPSSTLQILGSEKALFRALKTKSKTPKYGLIYHATLVGQTSPKLKGRISRSLAAKLSLCTRVDALGNFVEPSIAITCKSHLEKRLEYITSNLQKKLSNPNNNMKLQQQGQQNKYNPNQKNEGQNNRNSFNKRKSDFRFKRESDINNKKFIKKQKRK; via the coding sequence atgctCATTTTAGTTGAGACTGCTGCTGGATATGGACTTTTTAAAGTTGAGAATAGTAAATTAATTGAGTCAGATGTAAAAGATATTGAAAAATGTTTTGTTACTAGCGAAGAAGCAAGAAAGAATGTATCTTTATACAGTTTTAGtaaatttaaaaagttTCAAAATGCATTTGAtgaaacaaataaattaatgGAATCAAAATTAGGGAAAGGTTTAAagaaatttttaaaaaagaatataataaaaccTAAATTAAATGAGCCTTTAGCTTTATGTGATAAGACATTAGGTGGAttgataaaaaagaaatataatataaatgtaacATATACGAATTCAACCCAAGAAATTATAAGAGGAATACGTACGcatttatatgaattattagTAGGAgtaaatgaagaagattctaaattattaaaattaagTTTATCACATTCATTAAATAgatttaaattaaaatttagTGCAGATAAAGTTGATGTAATGATTGTTCAGGCTGTTGGATTGTTAGAAGATCTagataaagaaataaatgttttttCAATGAGATTAAAAGAATGGTATGGCTGGCATTTTCCTGAATTAGGGAAAGTAATAAcagataataaaatatatgcTAAATGTGTAAAAATAATTGGTTTTAGAAATAATGcaaaaaatgtaaatttATTAGAAGAAACAACAGAAGAAAtacaaaaagaaataaagCAGTTAGCTGAAATATCTATGGGAACTGAAATAGAAGACGATGATTTAAATTGTATAAATGAATTAGCTGATAGATTATTAGAATTAACAGATTATCGTGAATCATTAGCaacatatttaaaatatagaaTGAATTCTATAGCACCTAATTTAACATATTTGGTAGGTGATTTAGTTGGTGCAAAATTAATTGCAAAAGCGGGTTCTTTAATGTCGTTAGCTAAACATCCAAGTTCTACTCTACAAATATTAGGTTCAGAAAAAGCTCTCTTCAGAGCATTAAAAACCAAATCGAAAACACCCAAGTATGGTCTTATATATCATGCAACATTAGTTGGACAAACTTCTCCTAAATTAAAAGGAAGAATAAGTAGATCCTTGGCTGCTAAATTATCTTTATGTACTAGAGTTGATGCGCTTGGTAATTTTGTAGAACCTTCCATAGCAATTACATGCAAATCACATTTAGAAAAAAGACTAGAATATATCACAAGTAATTTACAGAAAAAATTAAGTAACccaaataataatatgaagTTACAACAACAAGGacaacaaaataaatacaatcctaatcaaaaaaatgaagGACAAAATAATCGaaattcatttaataaGAGGAAAAGTGATTTTAGATTTAAAAGGGAATctgatataaataacaaaaagtttataaaaaagcaaaaaaggaagtaa
- a CDS encoding adenylate kinase encodes MNENLENFSTIDLLNELKRRYACLSKPDGRYIFLGAPGSGKGTQSLNLKKSHCYCHLSTGDLLREAAEKKTELGLKIKNIINEGKLVDDQMVLSLVDEKLKTPQCKKGFILDGYPRNVKQAEDLNKLLQKNQTKLDGVFYFNVPDEVLVNRISGRLIHKPSGRIYHKIFNPPKVPFKDDITNEPLIQREDDNEDVLKKRLTVFKSETSPLISYYKNKNLLINLDATQPANDLEKKISQHIDG; translated from the exons aTGAATGAAAATTTAGAAAATTTTTCGACAATTGATTTGTTGAATGAATTAAAGAGGAGGTATGCCTGTTTGAGTAAACCAGATGGTcgttatatttttttagGTGCCCCAGGATCTGGAaaa GGAACACAATCCCTCAACCTTAAGAAGTCACACTGCTACTGCCATTTATCAACAGGTGATTTGTTAAGAGAAGCAGCTGAGAAAAAAACCGAACTGGGACTTAAAATTAAGaacataataaatgaaGGGAAATTAGTAGATGATCAAATGGTATTGTCACTAGTAGATGAGAAATTAAAAACACCTCAATGTAAAAAAGGGTTTATTCTTGATGGATATCCAAGGAATGTAAAACAAGCTGAAGATTTAAATAAgttattacaaaaaaatcAAACAAAATTAGACGGTgtgttttattttaatgtACCTGATGAAGTTTTAGTTAATAGAATTAGTGGTAGATTAATTCATAAACCTTCTGGAAGAATTTatcataaaatttttaatcCTCCAAAAGTTCCATTTAAAGATGATATAACAAACGAACCATTAATACAAAGAGAAGATGATAATGAAgatgttttaaaaaaaagattaaCAGTTTTTAAAAGTGAAACATCACCTTTAATAAGctattataaaaataaaaatttacTTATTAATCTAGACGCAACGCAGCCAGCAAATGAtttggaaaaaaaaatttctcAACATATAGACGgttaa
- a CDS encoding putative diphthine synthase: MVLYIIGLGLGNEKDITIKGKELIEKSDVVYLETYTSILFVSKEVLEETYKKNIEEVDRVFAEENCDKILDEAKTKKVSFLVVGDPLCATTHHDIILRAKKKNIQVIIIHNTSIISAIGECGMQLYNFGQIVSIPYFEDNYKPTSYYDKIYINLKNNFHTLCLLDIKVKERTVENIMRNKKIYEPPRFMTVNESIEQLLYCEDLHKKNVITKNTLGIAVIQIGTENQQIISGDLLTLKDISYNKPLHSLIICAPTLHDIEKEYFDLYLYNNMNK, from the coding sequence ATGGTGTTGTATATTATCGGTTTGGGGTTAggaaatgaaaaagatataacaataaaagGTAAGGAATTAATTGAAAAATCAGATGTAGTATATCTAGAAACATATACatctattttatttgtatctAAAGAAGTATTAGAAGAaacttataaaaaaaatatagagGAAGTAGATCGTGTTTTTGCAGAAGAAAATTGtgataaaatattagaTGAAGCAAAAACTAAAAAGGTTTCTTTTCTTGTAGTTGGAGATCCTTTATGTGCTACCACTCATCatgatataattttaagagcaaagaaaaaaaatatccaagtaataattatacataataCATCTATAATTTCAGCTATAGGAGAATGTGGCATGcaattatataattttggTCAGATAGTTTCCATTCCATATTTTGAAGATAACTATAAACCTACTAGttattatgataaaatttatataaaccttaaaaataattttcataCTTTATGTCTCTTAGATATTAAAGTAAAAGAAAGAACTgtagaaaatattatgagaaataaaaaaatatacgAACCTCCAAGATTTATGACAGTCAATGAATCCATTGAACAACTTTTATATTGTGAAGATctacataaaaaaaatgtaataacAAAGAATACATTAGGAATAGCTGTAATACAAATAGGAACAGAGAATCAACAAATTATATCTGGAGACTTATTAACATTAAAGgatatatcatataataaaccTTTACACTCTTTGATTATTTGTGCACCTACATTACATGATATAGAAAAGGAATATTTTGATCTCtatttgtataataatatgaacaaataa